One stretch of Candidatus Hydrogenedentota bacterium DNA includes these proteins:
- a CDS encoding CCA tRNA nucleotidyltransferase — protein sequence MRRAGHRALFAGGCVRDMLLGTPPKDYDVATSATPGEVAALFDKTIHVGASFGVTVVVLPEAQFEVTTFRTDGPYTDGRHPAFVQFRGEVEDAQRRDFTINAMFFDPESEQIVDYVRGQDDLDSRLIRTVGEPRQRFAEDHLRLLRAVRFAGRLRFAIEPATFDAIREMAHLVTTTSAERIRDELTKILTEGGARSALELMDETGLLEHVLPEIAQMKGVEQPPEFHPEGDVFTHTLILADMLKGAPPTLAFGALLHDVGKPATMTVEDRIRFNNHDKIGAEMAEAICKRLRMSNHDTERIVWLVDQHMRLAHAPQMRVSKLKRFVREPGFPELLQLGRLDCLASHGDTKTIDWIEHYVDKIPPDAIRPTPLLTGDDLIALGYTPSPLFGEILRTIEDAQLEGSIPTKKAALEYVRSHWPLPH from the coding sequence CTGCGCCGCGCCGGGCACCGCGCCCTGTTCGCGGGCGGATGCGTGCGCGACATGCTGCTTGGCACACCGCCGAAGGATTACGACGTCGCCACGAGCGCTACGCCCGGCGAAGTCGCAGCGCTGTTCGACAAAACGATTCATGTCGGCGCGTCTTTTGGTGTGACGGTCGTCGTTTTGCCCGAAGCGCAGTTTGAAGTCACGACCTTTCGCACGGACGGCCCGTACACCGACGGACGCCACCCCGCGTTTGTTCAGTTTCGCGGCGAAGTCGAAGACGCGCAACGCCGCGATTTCACGATCAACGCCATGTTCTTCGACCCGGAATCGGAACAGATCGTCGACTACGTGCGCGGCCAGGACGACCTCGACTCCCGGCTGATACGCACCGTCGGCGAACCGCGCCAGCGCTTCGCCGAAGATCACCTGCGGCTCCTGCGCGCCGTGCGCTTCGCGGGACGTCTCCGGTTCGCCATCGAGCCGGCCACGTTCGACGCGATCCGCGAGATGGCGCATCTGGTGACGACAACCAGCGCGGAACGAATTCGCGACGAACTCACCAAAATCCTCACCGAAGGCGGCGCCCGCAGCGCCCTCGAACTCATGGACGAGACGGGCCTGCTCGAACACGTGTTGCCCGAAATCGCGCAAATGAAAGGCGTCGAGCAGCCGCCGGAGTTCCATCCCGAAGGCGACGTGTTCACCCACACCCTCATTCTCGCGGACATGCTCAAGGGCGCGCCGCCCACGCTCGCCTTCGGCGCACTGCTGCACGATGTCGGCAAGCCGGCAACGATGACGGTCGAAGACCGCATCCGCTTCAACAACCACGACAAGATAGGCGCGGAAATGGCCGAGGCGATCTGCAAACGACTACGCATGTCGAACCACGACACCGAGCGAATCGTCTGGCTTGTCGACCAACACATGCGCCTCGCCCACGCCCCGCAGATGCGCGTGAGCAAACTCAAGCGCTTCGTGCGCGAACCCGGCTTCCCGGAACTCCTGCAGCTCGGCCGCCTCGACTGCCTCGCCAGCCACGGCGACACCAAAACCATCGACTGGATTGAACACTACGTCGACAAGATCCCGCCCGACGCCATCCGCCCCACCCCCCTCCTCACCGGCGACGACCTCATCGCCCTGGGCTACACCCCCAGCCCCCTCTTCGGCGAAATCCTCCGCACCATCGAAGACGCCCAACTCGAAGGCAGCATCCCCACAAAAAAAGCCGCCCTCGAGTACGTCCGCTCCCATTGGCCGTTGCCGCATTAG
- a CDS encoding BrnA antitoxin family protein yields the protein MPDNEIDLGEAPEIDPRVFKRMEVRLPKPKELVSIRIDPDVLGWFRKQGRGYQTRINAVLRSYIEAQSR from the coding sequence ATGCCCGATAATGAGATCGATCTGGGCGAGGCGCCGGAGATCGATCCGAGGGTGTTCAAGCGGATGGAAGTGCGCTTACCCAAACCCAAGGAACTAGTCTCGATACGCATCGACCCGGATGTACTGGGATGGTTCCGCAAACAAGGGCGGGGATATCAGACACGAATCAATGCCGTGCTGCGCTCTTATATCGAGGCACAATCTCGTTAG
- a CDS encoding radical SAM protein has product MKVVAGGGPKISGHLTIDPFAPAYLALHESGALSARVERALAELRDCCACPRNCHVNRMANETKVCNTGRYARVASAFPHFGEEDCLRGRKGSGTIFFGLCNLRCVFCQNWDISQKVSGAEMTADQIADVMIELQGYGCHNINFVTPEHVAPQVIEAVAAAVPRGLRLPIVYNTSAYDSVSSLRLLDGLIDIYMPDFKFWERETAKRLCKAKDYPDRAREAIAEMHRQVGVLKFGPDGMARRGVLVRHLVMPGQTAEAAAIFRWLANELSPDTYVNIMGQYHVDYQVGSIASNGTAKYTDIERRATDAEMRDAFAAARDAGLWRFDARWLP; this is encoded by the coding sequence ATGAAAGTCGTGGCAGGAGGCGGCCCGAAAATCAGCGGGCATCTTACTATTGATCCCTTTGCCCCGGCATATCTCGCCTTACACGAATCTGGCGCACTTTCGGCGCGGGTCGAGCGGGCGCTTGCCGAGTTGCGCGATTGCTGCGCGTGTCCGCGGAATTGTCATGTCAACCGCATGGCGAACGAAACGAAAGTGTGCAACACCGGGCGCTACGCGCGCGTCGCCAGCGCATTTCCGCATTTTGGGGAAGAGGATTGCCTTCGCGGACGCAAGGGATCGGGGACCATCTTCTTTGGTTTGTGCAACCTGCGCTGCGTGTTTTGCCAAAACTGGGACATCAGCCAGAAGGTGTCGGGCGCGGAGATGACCGCGGACCAAATCGCGGACGTGATGATCGAATTGCAGGGCTACGGTTGTCACAACATCAACTTCGTCACGCCGGAGCACGTCGCGCCGCAGGTCATTGAGGCCGTTGCGGCGGCCGTGCCGCGAGGCCTTCGCCTGCCGATTGTGTACAACACGAGCGCGTACGACTCGGTATCGTCGCTGCGGTTGCTCGACGGCCTCATCGATATCTACATGCCGGACTTCAAATTCTGGGAGCGCGAAACCGCGAAGCGGCTGTGCAAGGCGAAGGACTACCCTGATCGCGCGCGCGAAGCCATCGCGGAAATGCACCGGCAAGTCGGGGTGCTCAAGTTTGGCCCTGATGGCATGGCGCGGCGCGGCGTGCTTGTGCGTCATCTCGTCATGCCCGGACAAACGGCGGAAGCCGCGGCCATTTTTCGATGGCTCGCCAATGAACTCTCGCCGGATACCTACGTCAACATCATGGGACAGTATCACGTTGACTACCAGGTCGGCTCCATCGCCAGCAATGGCACGGCCAAGTACACCGACATCGAACGTCGCGCCACCGACGCGGAAATGCGCGATGCTTTCGCCGCTGCGCGGGATGCCGGCCTCTGGCGTTTCGACGCACGCTGGCTCCCATGA
- a CDS encoding NTP transferase domain-containing protein — MQIRKAVITAAARGSRLYPAADTVQKAMLPLVDRDGLTKPVIQIIAEEAIESGIEEIVVICAPGDEANYRRQFQSLRENLLEAYRGAEWARLQSEKIASLEGRLRFAVQDEPLGYGHAVSCARPIVGDEPFLLLLGDHLYVSQIEGKRCVEQLVELAQREDCAVAAVQATREHLVGRYGTLTGKRQQGAPGIYQIDRIIEKPSLSQAELELHTPGLRVGHYLCFFGMYVLTPSLFAILDEALHSSSEKHDVALTPALQELARRERFLALELKGTRYDIGAKFGLLQTQLALALAGADREEMMTVVLELLAESARRSKH, encoded by the coding sequence GTGCAGATTCGGAAAGCCGTTATTACCGCGGCGGCGCGCGGGTCCCGGTTGTATCCCGCCGCGGATACGGTGCAGAAAGCGATGTTGCCGCTGGTGGACCGCGATGGTCTCACCAAGCCGGTGATTCAGATCATCGCGGAAGAGGCGATTGAAAGCGGTATCGAGGAGATTGTAGTCATTTGCGCGCCGGGCGACGAGGCGAACTACCGGCGGCAGTTTCAGTCGTTGCGCGAGAATCTGCTCGAAGCGTACCGGGGCGCGGAGTGGGCGCGTCTGCAATCCGAAAAGATCGCCAGCCTCGAAGGCCGCCTGCGGTTTGCCGTTCAGGATGAACCGTTGGGATACGGCCACGCCGTCAGTTGCGCGCGGCCTATCGTGGGCGACGAGCCGTTTCTCCTGCTGCTCGGCGATCACTTGTACGTATCGCAAATCGAGGGCAAGCGCTGCGTCGAGCAACTGGTCGAGTTGGCGCAGCGCGAGGACTGCGCCGTCGCCGCAGTTCAGGCGACGCGCGAACATCTTGTTGGCCGCTACGGCACGTTGACGGGTAAGCGCCAGCAGGGCGCGCCCGGCATCTACCAAATCGATCGCATTATCGAGAAGCCGTCGTTGAGTCAGGCCGAGTTGGAACTGCACACACCGGGCCTGCGCGTCGGGCACTATCTGTGCTTCTTCGGCATGTACGTGCTCACGCCGTCCCTGTTCGCCATTCTCGACGAGGCGCTGCATTCGAGCAGCGAAAAGCACGACGTTGCGTTGACGCCCGCCTTGCAGGAATTGGCGCGCCGAGAACGGTTCCTTGCGCTGGAACTAAAGGGCACGCGCTACGATATCGGCGCAAAGTTTGGCCTGCTGCAAACGCAACTCGCGCTCGCGCTCGCGGGCGCGGACCGCGAGGAGATGATGACGGTTGTCCTTGAACTGCTCGCGGAATCCGCGCGCCGCTCGAAGCACTAG
- a CDS encoding UTP--glucose-1-phosphate uridylyltransferase, producing MDPFIETITSDQSVVRERAFRELCEGKSVAELLQSCAELETFRRKSDNLYERVRATLFLYAAHRFYLSEARELPEAGAVPFAAVRDLHERRFEEAIAQFRAAQQASGANGALMSALAEGYHHLAFQTLADQVRRSVRGSRGNQWMFRVGHADNHPVRIRPELLRRSDGSILYPVLTERTPVRLDLSHSGWSDIFFLGMDYPEGARVVNISVDLGVYGRDTDVRPPVEAHVRVIPEPVLRISSIDLGVTKDIVDLVDLFNFGNDYLSLVKAGVIASGLVPASFEGTHHSVAAVLASVVGPGMGIELVTKVNDIPKGSRLAVSTNLLASIVSVLMRATGQTASLEGGLTESERRLVASRAILGEWLGGSGGGWQDSGGVWPGIKVIEGAPAKEGEPEFGISRGCLLPRHHVLGKDEVHPEFTERFAQSLVLLHGGMAQDVGPILEMVTEKYLLRSADEWRARQHMRAIFDGILTALRKGDVKSLATHTTQNFDGPLRTIIPWVTNYFTETIISHARAALGRNYWGFQMLGGMSGGGMAMYVAPEAHAESRDRILDIMRAAKLGVDDALPFAMEPVVYDFRINERGTWATLHAGEDAMMPSRYYALQVPELVRHSADALPYLRRAELDHFTASSKEPIETFGLLRTIVSNLFRVANPASRSERIEWDRESEAIKAQNGFDVVQHEQIRADLRAGRIGLAHNRMSVETAIDDVLDADVAKLSDQTKHASRGERALREGRVAVLSLAGGVGSRWTTGAGVIKALNPFVSIAGKHRSFLEIHLSKSRATAQKYGAHPPHIVSTSFLTHAPIERHLAASQHFGYGGPVHLSPGRSISQRLVPMVRDLVFLWEEMPQETLDEQKQKVREAVHGALTQWARDAGEGSDYADNVPIQRFNPPGHWYEVPNLFRNGALARLLRERPNVETIMLHNIDTLGADLDPAALGCHLESGNVLTFEVVPRRIGDSGGGLARVGGRVRLLEGLAQPREEDEYKLRYYNSMTTWIQIDPLLNVFGLTRDDLNGPEEFIAEAVRRMAQRLPTYVTIKDVKKRWGHGQEDVYPVAQFEKLWSDMSGLPDVRCGFLAVPRLRGQQLKDPAELDPWANDGSKDHVASLCVFDA from the coding sequence ATGGACCCTTTTATCGAGACCATCACCAGCGACCAGTCCGTCGTGCGCGAACGCGCGTTCCGCGAACTGTGCGAAGGCAAGAGCGTGGCCGAACTGTTGCAGTCCTGCGCCGAGTTGGAAACGTTCCGCCGAAAGTCCGACAACCTGTACGAGCGCGTACGCGCGACCTTGTTCCTGTATGCGGCGCACCGGTTCTATCTGTCCGAGGCGCGCGAGTTACCCGAGGCCGGCGCAGTTCCGTTTGCCGCGGTGCGCGATCTGCACGAGCGGCGCTTCGAGGAAGCGATTGCGCAGTTCCGCGCGGCACAGCAGGCTAGCGGCGCAAACGGCGCGCTGATGAGCGCCTTGGCCGAAGGTTACCACCATCTCGCGTTCCAGACGCTCGCGGACCAGGTGCGCCGCAGCGTGCGCGGGAGCCGCGGCAACCAATGGATGTTTCGCGTCGGACACGCCGACAACCATCCGGTCCGAATTCGGCCCGAACTCTTGCGCCGAAGCGACGGCTCGATCTTGTATCCCGTGCTCACCGAGCGAACGCCGGTACGGCTGGACCTCAGCCATAGCGGCTGGTCCGACATATTTTTTCTCGGCATGGATTATCCCGAAGGCGCGCGCGTGGTGAACATTAGCGTTGACCTCGGGGTATACGGCCGCGACACGGACGTTCGCCCGCCGGTCGAAGCGCATGTACGTGTGATACCCGAACCGGTACTGCGAATTTCGAGCATCGATCTCGGTGTGACGAAGGACATCGTGGACCTCGTCGATCTCTTCAACTTTGGGAATGACTATCTCAGCCTCGTGAAAGCCGGGGTTATCGCGTCCGGGCTGGTGCCGGCTTCTTTCGAAGGCACTCACCATTCCGTTGCCGCGGTTCTTGCGTCTGTCGTCGGTCCGGGAATGGGGATTGAGCTAGTCACGAAAGTAAACGACATTCCGAAAGGGTCGCGTCTCGCGGTATCTACAAACCTCCTCGCGAGCATTGTCAGCGTGCTCATGCGCGCGACGGGACAGACCGCGTCGCTCGAGGGCGGGCTGACCGAGAGCGAACGGAGGCTGGTGGCTTCGCGCGCGATTCTCGGCGAGTGGCTTGGGGGTAGCGGGGGCGGGTGGCAAGACAGCGGCGGTGTGTGGCCGGGTATCAAGGTCATCGAGGGCGCGCCCGCGAAGGAAGGCGAACCGGAATTCGGCATCAGCCGCGGCTGTCTTTTGCCGCGGCACCATGTGCTGGGCAAAGACGAAGTCCATCCGGAATTCACGGAGCGATTTGCGCAGTCGCTGGTGTTGCTCCATGGCGGCATGGCGCAGGACGTTGGGCCGATCCTGGAAATGGTCACGGAGAAGTATTTGCTGCGTTCCGCGGACGAATGGCGCGCCCGGCAACACATGCGCGCAATATTCGACGGCATACTTACGGCGCTGCGGAAAGGCGACGTGAAATCGCTCGCGACGCACACCACACAAAACTTCGACGGGCCTTTGAGGACCATAATTCCCTGGGTGACGAACTATTTTACCGAAACGATTATTTCGCACGCGCGGGCCGCGCTTGGGCGGAACTATTGGGGATTCCAGATGCTCGGCGGCATGTCCGGCGGGGGCATGGCGATGTACGTTGCACCGGAGGCGCACGCGGAATCGCGCGATCGAATTCTCGATATCATGCGCGCGGCGAAACTTGGCGTCGATGACGCGCTTCCCTTCGCGATGGAGCCGGTCGTGTACGATTTCCGGATCAACGAGCGGGGTACGTGGGCGACACTGCACGCCGGCGAAGATGCGATGATGCCGTCGCGGTACTATGCGCTCCAGGTACCGGAACTGGTGCGCCATTCGGCCGACGCGTTGCCGTACTTGCGCCGGGCGGAACTCGATCACTTCACCGCGAGCAGCAAGGAACCGATCGAGACCTTCGGCCTCCTGCGTACAATCGTCAGCAATTTGTTCCGCGTCGCGAACCCGGCATCTCGTTCAGAGCGTATCGAGTGGGACCGGGAATCCGAGGCGATCAAGGCGCAGAACGGCTTCGACGTCGTGCAGCACGAGCAGATTCGCGCAGACTTGAGGGCAGGCCGCATCGGGCTCGCGCATAATCGCATGTCGGTGGAGACCGCCATTGACGATGTGCTTGACGCAGACGTCGCCAAGCTCTCTGACCAGACAAAGCACGCTTCACGCGGCGAGCGCGCACTGCGCGAAGGCCGCGTCGCCGTGCTGTCCCTTGCGGGCGGCGTGGGCAGCCGATGGACCACCGGGGCGGGTGTCATCAAGGCGTTGAATCCGTTCGTCAGCATTGCCGGGAAACATCGCAGTTTTCTCGAAATTCATTTGTCAAAGTCACGCGCAACCGCGCAGAAATATGGGGCACATCCGCCTCACATCGTTTCGACCAGTTTTCTCACGCACGCGCCCATCGAGCGCCACCTTGCAGCGTCGCAGCACTTCGGATACGGCGGTCCAGTGCACTTATCGCCGGGCCGATCGATTAGCCAGCGGCTGGTGCCGATGGTGCGCGACCTCGTTTTCCTCTGGGAAGAGATGCCGCAGGAAACGCTCGACGAGCAGAAGCAAAAAGTGCGCGAGGCCGTGCACGGAGCGCTGACGCAGTGGGCGCGCGACGCAGGCGAAGGCAGCGACTACGCCGACAACGTGCCCATCCAACGCTTCAATCCGCCCGGCCACTGGTACGAGGTTCCAAACCTTTTCCGAAACGGCGCGTTGGCGCGGTTGCTGCGCGAGCGTCCAAACGTCGAGACCATCATGCTGCATAACATCGATACGCTTGGCGCCGATTTGGACCCCGCTGCGCTTGGCTGTCACCTCGAATCCGGCAACGTCCTCACGTTCGAGGTGGTGCCGCGGCGCATCGGCGACAGCGGCGGCGGTCTTGCGCGGGTGGGTGGGCGCGTGCGCCTGCTCGAAGGCCTCGCCCAACCGCGCGAGGAAGACGAGTACAAACTCCGGTACTACAATTCGATGACAACATGGATTCAAATCGATCCGCTCCTGAATGTGTTCGGCCTGACGCGCGACGACTTAAACGGGCCGGAGGAATTCATCGCCGAGGCCGTGCGCAGAATGGCGCAGCGTTTGCCCACGTACGTAACCATCAAGGACGTGAAGAAGCGCTGGGGCCACGGACAAGAGGATGTGTACCCCGTGGCCCAGTTTGAGAAGTTGTGGAGCGATATGAGTGGACTCCCGGATGTCCGCTGCGGATTTCTCGCGGTACCGCGTTTGCGCGGGCAACAACTCAAGGACCCCGCCGAACTTGACCCGTGGGCGAACGACGGCAGCAAAGACCACGTCGCGTCCCTGTGCGTGTTTGACGCGTGA
- a CDS encoding sulfatase-like hydrolase/transferase, whose translation MNRRQFISLCGAFGVAAAINGAGCTTTATATAARRKPNVVLIVADDLGYGELSAQGSKDILTPNIDSIAKNGVRFTDGYVTCPVCSPTRAGLMTGRYQQRFGHEFNPGPAGTEAKNVGLPLSETTFPQRMKQLGYATGMVGKWHLGGQDGFHPMDRGFDEYYGFLGGAHSYVNAGADAKNPILRGREAVKEISYTTDDFAREACDFINRHKDHPFFLYMPFNAVHAPMDALENYLAPFASISDEKRRKFAAMLSALDAGVGSILGALNANGLTGDTLVIFISDNGGPTAQISSKNDPLRGFKGQVLEGGIRVPYMMQWPGQIPAGVTYSQPVNSLDILPTAIAAAGGTLDASAKCEGVSLLPYLNGKASGAPHDALYWRQGENMAIRKGDFKLVKQAEEPLALYSLTRDIHEDKNLAAEMPEVVKELQADWDAWNARNVAPLWDRTQRPRQRQRAVTG comes from the coding sequence ATGAATCGACGCCAATTCATTTCGCTGTGCGGTGCGTTTGGGGTCGCTGCCGCGATAAACGGCGCGGGGTGCACGACCACCGCTACCGCGACCGCCGCGCGCAGAAAGCCGAACGTCGTGCTCATAGTCGCGGACGATCTCGGGTATGGCGAGTTGAGTGCGCAAGGCTCGAAAGACATCCTGACGCCGAATATCGATTCCATCGCCAAGAACGGCGTGCGATTCACGGACGGGTACGTGACGTGTCCGGTATGCAGTCCCACGCGCGCAGGCCTGATGACGGGTCGATACCAGCAGCGCTTTGGCCATGAGTTCAATCCCGGTCCAGCCGGCACGGAGGCGAAGAACGTCGGACTGCCCCTGTCGGAAACGACGTTCCCGCAGCGCATGAAACAGCTCGGGTACGCAACGGGAATGGTTGGTAAGTGGCACCTCGGCGGACAGGATGGGTTCCACCCGATGGACCGCGGGTTTGACGAATACTATGGGTTCCTCGGTGGCGCGCATTCGTATGTGAACGCCGGCGCGGATGCGAAAAACCCAATCCTGCGCGGGCGGGAGGCCGTGAAGGAGATCAGCTACACGACCGACGACTTCGCGCGTGAGGCGTGCGATTTCATCAATCGGCACAAGGACCATCCATTCTTTCTGTACATGCCGTTCAACGCGGTGCATGCCCCGATGGACGCGCTGGAAAACTATTTGGCGCCGTTCGCTTCGATTTCGGACGAAAAGCGCAGGAAGTTTGCGGCAATGTTGTCGGCACTCGATGCCGGCGTTGGCAGCATCCTCGGCGCGCTCAACGCGAACGGGCTGACCGGTGACACGCTCGTGATTTTCATCAGCGACAATGGCGGGCCGACGGCGCAAATCTCGTCGAAGAACGATCCGCTGCGCGGGTTCAAGGGACAGGTGCTCGAGGGCGGCATACGCGTGCCATACATGATGCAATGGCCGGGGCAAATTCCCGCGGGCGTCACTTATTCGCAGCCGGTCAATTCGCTCGACATTTTGCCGACGGCGATCGCGGCGGCGGGCGGGACACTCGACGCGTCGGCGAAATGCGAAGGCGTGAGTCTCCTCCCCTATCTCAACGGCAAAGCGTCCGGCGCGCCGCATGACGCCTTGTACTGGCGGCAAGGCGAAAACATGGCAATCCGCAAAGGCGACTTCAAGCTGGTGAAGCAGGCGGAAGAGCCGCTCGCGTTGTACAGCCTTACAAGAGACATTCACGAAGACAAGAACCTCGCGGCGGAAATGCCGGAAGTGGTGAAGGAACTGCAGGCAGATTGGGACGCGTGGAACGCGCGCAACGTCGCGCCGTTGTGGGATCGCACGCAGCGCCCGCGTCAGCGCCAGCGCGCCGTCACGGGCTAG
- a CDS encoding GNAT family N-acetyltransferase has product MSWLIEPLGPRHVRQQFRCGRGQLDEYIRRYAGQHERKHIGRTFVAVHPGETTVVGYYTLSASSVAFENMPEELRKKLPKYPLPVALIGKLAVDKTAQGRGLGQTLLVDALKRVARIADQMAILAVEVHAIDERATQFYQKYGFQQFHDHSSHLFLPLATFRSLDAP; this is encoded by the coding sequence GTGAGTTGGCTCATCGAGCCGTTGGGACCTCGGCACGTTCGGCAACAATTCCGCTGTGGCCGCGGGCAGCTCGACGAATATATTCGCAGATATGCAGGGCAGCACGAACGCAAACACATTGGCCGCACGTTTGTGGCCGTACACCCCGGAGAAACGACCGTCGTCGGGTATTACACACTTTCTGCCTCCTCCGTTGCGTTCGAGAATATGCCGGAAGAGCTGCGGAAGAAGTTACCCAAGTATCCCTTGCCCGTGGCATTGATTGGCAAGCTTGCCGTAGATAAGACCGCTCAGGGGAGAGGCCTCGGGCAGACGCTCCTCGTCGATGCGCTCAAACGGGTAGCGCGAATCGCGGACCAAATGGCGATTCTTGCCGTAGAGGTTCACGCGATCGACGAACGCGCGACGCAGTTCTACCAGAAATATGGATTCCAGCAATTCCACGATCATTCGTCGCACTTGTTCCTCCCACTCGCAACATTTCGGTCGCTAGACGCGCCTTAG
- a CDS encoding DUF1778 domain-containing protein, with amino-acid sequence MNATRLDIRLNADSKTLIQQAAELRNQTVTQFVVATLLDEAGKVVAEHAQVVLSDRDRDLFLKLLDAPPRPNKALRDAVKSHQKRRLR; translated from the coding sequence ATGAACGCGACACGACTCGATATCCGACTGAATGCGGATTCGAAAACGTTGATCCAACAGGCAGCTGAATTGCGAAACCAAACCGTCACCCAGTTTGTCGTCGCGACGCTGCTGGACGAGGCGGGTAAGGTAGTTGCCGAACATGCACAAGTCGTGCTGTCCGACAGGGATCGCGACCTCTTCCTAAAGTTGCTCGATGCACCGCCCAGACCGAATAAGGCGCTGCGAGATGCCGTAAAGTCACACCAAAAGCGCCGATTGAGGTGA
- a CDS encoding sigma-70 family RNA polymerase sigma factor yields MEPSDNDGKARSPEFEQLVIEHMDMLYAVALRHTRNPADAADLTQNTVLKALRFHDKFEKGTYIKAWLLTILRNTYINEYRRRARRPAAVELTGAEAAEDTSPDPTVRYEPEHRGAKELMELLDDEVKLAIESLPDDFRNAVVMADIEDLSYKEIADRMGCPIGTVMSRLFRGRKMLREKLREYAKEKGIAEKEESA; encoded by the coding sequence TTGGAACCATCCGACAACGACGGGAAGGCCCGTTCTCCCGAGTTCGAGCAACTCGTTATCGAGCATATGGACATGCTCTACGCCGTCGCCCTGCGCCACACGCGAAACCCCGCGGACGCCGCCGACCTGACCCAAAACACCGTCCTGAAGGCCCTGCGGTTCCACGACAAGTTCGAGAAGGGCACCTACATCAAGGCGTGGCTGCTGACTATCCTCCGCAATACCTATATTAATGAGTACCGCCGCCGCGCCCGACGCCCCGCGGCCGTCGAACTGACCGGCGCCGAGGCGGCAGAAGACACGTCACCCGACCCAACCGTCCGCTACGAGCCCGAACACCGCGGCGCCAAGGAACTCATGGAACTTCTCGATGACGAAGTCAAACTCGCCATCGAGTCCCTTCCAGATGACTTCCGCAACGCCGTCGTCATGGCCGACATCGAAGACCTGTCCTATAAGGAAATCGCAGACCGCATGGGCTGCCCCATCGGCACCGTCATGTCCCGCCTGTTCCGCGGCCGCAAAATGCTCCGCGAAAAACTCCGTGAGTACGCCAAGGAAAAAGGCATCGCGGAAAAAGAGGAATCGGCGTAG
- a CDS encoding GHMP kinase, whose amino-acid sequence MACEAIAYARAGLIGNPSDGYFGKTISFTIRDFGAKVSFYEHPEVEIVPSMRDRSTYASVRDLVEDVEQFGYYGAIRLVKAAIRKFADYCDAERIALPNRNFQVRYRTTIPRHVGLAGSSALVTATMKCLLEFYEVEIPREILPNLILSVETEELGIAAGLQDRVIQVYEGCVFMDFDRALMESRGYGNYEELDAALLPNLYIAYRTRLAEGSYVFHNNIRERWRNGDPVVVDAMKQFAEFAQEVRDLLLAGRGGEIGPILNKNFDLRRTLYRISDDNIDLVERARSVGASAKFAGSGGAIVGTYEDEAMFQNLLRVYEGTGTAVIKPNLGQA is encoded by the coding sequence ATGGCTTGTGAAGCAATAGCTTATGCGCGCGCTGGGCTGATCGGCAATCCCTCGGACGGGTATTTTGGAAAGACGATCAGCTTTACCATACGCGACTTCGGGGCGAAGGTGAGCTTCTACGAGCACCCCGAGGTTGAAATCGTGCCGAGTATGCGCGACCGCTCGACCTATGCGTCCGTGCGCGACCTGGTGGAAGACGTCGAGCAGTTTGGGTACTACGGCGCGATCCGGCTGGTGAAGGCGGCGATTCGGAAATTCGCGGACTACTGCGACGCCGAGCGCATTGCCCTGCCCAATCGGAACTTCCAGGTCCGGTACCGAACGACCATCCCGCGGCACGTCGGGTTGGCGGGGTCAAGCGCACTCGTGACCGCGACGATGAAGTGTCTTCTCGAATTCTACGAGGTGGAGATTCCACGCGAGATTCTGCCGAACTTGATCCTCAGCGTCGAGACCGAAGAACTCGGTATCGCGGCGGGCCTGCAAGACCGGGTCATTCAAGTCTACGAAGGCTGCGTGTTCATGGATTTCGACCGCGCGCTGATGGAGTCGCGCGGTTACGGCAACTACGAAGAACTCGACGCGGCACTCTTGCCGAATCTGTATATTGCGTACCGGACGCGGCTGGCGGAAGGGTCGTACGTGTTTCACAATAACATTCGCGAGCGCTGGCGCAATGGCGACCCTGTTGTCGTGGATGCCATGAAACAGTTCGCGGAGTTCGCGCAGGAAGTGCGCGATCTGCTACTGGCCGGACGCGGCGGCGAGATCGGCCCAATCCTGAACAAAAACTTCGATCTGCGGCGGACGTTGTACCGAATCTCAGACGATAACATCGATCTCGTCGAGCGCGCGAGGTCCGTGGGCGCGAGCGCGAAGTTCGCGGGTTCCGGTGGCGCGATAGTCGGCACGTACGAAGACGAGGCGATGTTTCAGAATTTGTTGCGCGTTTACGAAGGAACCGGCACGGCGGTGATTAAGCCAAACTTGGGGCAGGCGTGA